The proteins below are encoded in one region of Juglans microcarpa x Juglans regia isolate MS1-56 chromosome 4D, Jm3101_v1.0, whole genome shotgun sequence:
- the LOC121260418 gene encoding endoglucanase 17 — MALSIFSFTVLLLPCFILSFVLCNAFPAHHNFPFHHRHPRFASHNYRDALTKSILFFEGQRSGKLPYNQRITWRRNSGLSDGSAMHVDLVGGYYDAGDNVKFGFPMAFTTTMLSWSVIEFGGLMKGELQNAKEAIRWATDYLLKATAHPDTIYVQVGDANKDHACWERPEDMDTPRSVFKIDKNTPGSDVAGETAAALAAASLVFRRSDPAYSRLLAIRAIRVFEFADKYRGSYSNGLKNFVCPFYCSYSGYQDELLWGAAWLHKATKNPAYLSYIQVNGQTLGAADFDNFFGWDNKHVGARILLSKAFLVQKVQSLHDYKGHADNFICSIIPGARFSSTKYTPGGLLFKMSDTNMQYVTSTSFLLLAYAKYLTSARRFVDCGGITVTPKRLRTLAKQQVDYLLGDNPLKMSYMVGYGPRYPRRIHHRGSSLPSIASHPAKIQCSSGFNFMKSQTPNPNILVGAVVGGPDKNDRFPDQRSDYEQSEPSTYINAPLVGTLAYLAHSFGQL, encoded by the exons ATGGCTCTTTCCATTTTCTCGTTCACTGTTCTTCTCCTTCCTTGCTTCATTCTCTCTTTTGTGCTCTGCAATGCCTTTCCTGCCCACCATAACTTCCCTTTCCACCACCGCCACCCTCGCTTTGCCAGTCACAATTACAGAGATGCTCTCACCAAATCAATCCTCTTCTTTGAAGGCCAAAGGTCTGGGAAGCTCCCTTATAACCAGAGGATCACTTGGAGGAGGAACTCTGGGCTCTCAGATGGCTCAGCTATGCAT GTTGATTTGGTTGGAGGGTACTACGATGCTGGGGACAATGTGAAGTTTGGGTTCCCTATGGCTTTCACCACCACTATGCTTTCATGGAGTGTTATTGAGTTTGGTGGGTTAATGAAAGGTGAGTTGCAGAATGCCAAAGAAGCCATTCGCTGGGCTACTGATTACCTTCTCAAAGCGACTGCACATCCAGACACCATTTATGTCCAG GTGGGTGACGCTAACAAGGACCACGCTTGTTGGGAGAGGCCTGAAGACATGGATACCCCGAGAAGTGTGTTCAAGATCGATAAAAACACCCCTGGTTCTGATGTGGCAGGTGAAACAGCTGCTGCTCTTGCAGCCGCTTCATTGGTTTTCAGAAGAAGTGACCCAGCATACTCCCGGCTTTTGGCCATAAGGGCAATAAGG GTGTTCGAGTTTGCTGATAAGTACAGAGGCTCTTACAGTAACGGGTTGAAGAACTTCGTGTGCCCCTTCTATTGCTCTTACTCTGGTTATCAG GATGAGCTGTTGTGGGGTGCTGCATGGCTGCACAAGGCCACCAAGAATCCGGCCTACCTCAGCTACATTCAAGTTAATGGACAGACCCTTGGGGCTGCAGACTTCGATAATTTCTTTGGTTGGGATAACAAGCATGTTGGAGCGAGAATTCTTCTCTCTAAG GCATTTCTAGTCCAAAAGGTTCAATCCCTACACGACTACAAGGGTCATGCAGATAATTTCATATGTTCTATCATTCCAGGGGCCCGTTTTTCATCAACCAAATACACcccag GTGGACTTCTGTTCAAGATGAGTGATACCAATATGCAGTACGTGACCTCCACTTCATTCCTGCTCTTAGCCTATGCCAAGTACTTAACGTCTGCCCGCCGGTTCGTTGATTGTGGTGGAATCACTGTCACCCCAAAGAGGCTCCGGACCCTAGCCAAACAACAG GTGGACTACCTACTCGGAGACAACCCATTGAAAATGTCCTACATGGTGGGGTATGGTCCAAGGTACCCACGAAGGATACACCACAGGGGCTCATCACTGCCATCGATTGCTTCACACCCAGCCAAGATCCAGTGCTCCTCAGGCTTCAACTTCATGAAATCGCAAACCCCCAACCCAAACATCCTGGTGGGTGCAGTTGTGGGTGGGCCCGACAAGAATGATAGGTTTCCAGATCAGCGATCCGACTACGAGCAGTCGGAGCCATCAACTTACATTAACGCACCCCTTGTAGGCACACTGGCTTATCTTGCTCATTCATTTGGCCAGCTCTAG
- the LOC121260419 gene encoding sucrose synthase 2 isoform X1: MSNPKLTRIPSMRERVEDTLSAHRNELVSLLSRYVAQGKGILQPHTLIDELDNCIGDDESRLHLRDGPFSEILKSAQEAIVLPPFVAIAIRPRPGVWEYVRVNVHELSVEQLSVSEYLHFKEDLVDQPSDKFVLELDFEPFNANFPRPSRSSSIGNGVQFLNRHLSSIMFRNKESLEPLLDFLRAYKYKGSALMLNDRIQSISRLQSALAKAEEYISKLPSDTPYSDFEYALQGMGFERGWGDKAERVLEMMHLLLDILQAPDPSTLETFLGRIPMVFNVVILSPHGYFGQANVLGLPDTGGQVVYILDQVRALEKEMLLRIRKQGLDITPRILIVTRLIPDSKGTTCNQRLERVSGTEHAHILRVPFRSEKGVLRKWISRFDVWPYLETFAEDAASELVAELQVIPDFIIGNYSDGNLVASLLAYKMGVTQCTIAHALEKTKYPDSDIYWKNFEDKYHFSCQFTADLIAMNNADFIITSTYQEIAGTKNTVGQYESHTAFTLPGLYRVVHGINVFDPKFNIVSPGADMGIYFPYSDKEKRLTALHGSIEELLYDPEQNDEHIGLLNDRSKPIIFTMARLDRVKNVTGLVELYGKSTKLRELVNLVVVGGYHDSNKSKDREEIAEIEKMHALIKKYNLEGQCRWISAQMNRARNGELYRYIADTKGAFVQPAFYEAFGLTVVEAMTCGLPTFATCHGGPAEIIEHGVSGFNIDPYHPDQAAALMADFFQRSKEDPSHWHKISDGGLQRIYERYTWDIYSERLMTLAGVYSFWKHVSKLERRENRRYLEMFYILKFRGLAKSVPRVSDDPR, encoded by the exons GAAGCCATAGTTCTGCCTCCATTTGTGGCCATAGCAATTCGCCCAAGACCTGGTGTTTGGGAATATGTTCGTGTTAACGTCCATGAACTCAGTGTGGAGCAACTGAGCGTGTCTGAATATCTTCACTTCAAAGAAGATCTTGTAGACCA GCCCAGTGACAAGTTTGTACTAGAGCTCGACTTTGAGCCGTTCAATGCAAATTTTCCTCGCCCCAGCCGGTCTTCATCCATTGGCAATGGTGTTCAGTTCCTCAACCGTCACCTTTCTTCAATTATGTTTCGTAACAAAGAGTCGTTGGAGCCATTACTTGATTTCCTCCGAGCATACAAATATAAAGGAAGT GCGTTGATGTTAAATGATCGGATACAGAGCATATCACGACTTCAGTCTGCATTGGCCAAAGCTGAGGAATATATTTCTAAGCTTCCGTCTGATACTCCCTATTCTGATTTTGAATATGC ATTACAAGGGATGGGTTTTGAAAGAGGTTGGGGTGATAAAGCAGAACGAGTATTGGAGATGATGCATCTTCTCTTGGACATCCTTCAGGCCCCTGACCCATCTACATTAGAGACATTCCTTGGGAGAATACCCATGGTGTTTAACGTTGTCATTTTATCTCCACATGGTTACTTTGGGCAAGCAAATGTTCTCGGTTTACCGGACACTGGTGGCCAg GTTGTGTACATACTGGACCAAGTTCGTGCACTGGAGAAAGAAATGCTTCTTAGAATACGTAAGCAGGGCCTGGATATCACTCCTAGGATTCTTATT GTGACGAGGTTAATACCTGATTCAAAAGGAACAACATGCAATCAGCGGCTGGAAAGAGTCAGTGGAACTGAACATGCACATATTTTGCGAGTTCCTTTTAGGTCAGAGAAAGGAGTTCTTCGTAAATGGATCTCAAGATTTGATGTGTGGCCCTACCTGGAGACCTTTGCAGAG GATGCAGCAAGTGAACTTGTTGCTGAGCTACAGGTCATACCAGATTTTATTATAGGAAACTACAGTGATGGAAACCTTGTTGCATCTTTACTAGCTTATAAAATGGGAGTCACACAG TGCACAATTGCGCATGCGCTGGAGAAAACAAAATATCCAGATTCTGATATTTATTGGAAAAACTTCGAGGATAAGTACCATTTCTCATGTCAGTTCACTGCCGATCTTATAGCCATGAACAATGCTGATTTTATCATCACCAGTACATACCAGGAGATTGCAGGAAC GAAAAATACCGTTGGCCAGTACGAGAGCCACACAGCTTTCACTCTTCCAGGGCTGTACAGAGTTGTTCATGGCATTAATGTTTTTGATCCAAAGTTCAATATTGTCTCTCCTGGGGCAGATATGGGTATCTATTTCCCATATTCTGACAAGGAAAAAAGACTTACAGCACTACATGGTTCCATTGAAGAATTGTTGTATGATCCTGAGCAGAATGACGAGCACAT TGGTTTGTTGAATGATCGATCGAAGCCCATAATTTTTACCATGGCAAGGCTGGACCGTGTGAAAAATGTTACCGGGTTGGTTGAACTGTATGGTAAGAGCACCAAACTGAGGGAACTGGTAAATCTTGTTGTGGTTGGTGGCTACCATGACTCAAATAAGTCCAAAGACAGAGAAGAAATTGCAGAAATTGAGAAGATGCATGCtcttataaagaaatataactTAGAAGGTCAATGTCGATGGATATCAGCCCAAATGAATCGAGCACGCAATGGTGAGCTATATCGCTACATAGCAGACACAAAAGGTGCTTTTGTTCAG CCTGCTTTTTATGAAGCATTTGGACTTACAGTTGTAGAGGCAATGACTTGTGGCCTTCCAACATTTGCCACTTGCCATGGTGGTCCTGCTGAGATTATTGAGCATGGTGTATCAGGGTTTAATATTGATCCATATCATCCTGACCAAGCTGCAGCTCTTATGGCGGATTTCTTTCAGCGATCCAAGGAGGATCCAAGTCACTGGCATAAAATTTCTGATGGGGGACTTCAAAGAATTTATGAAAG gtATACGTGGGACATTTATTCCGAAAGGCTAATGACATTAGCTGGAGTTTATAGTTTCTGGAAGCATGTTTCAAAACTAGAGCGGCGTGAGAATCGACGATACCTCGAGATGTTCTACATTCTCAAGTTCCGTGGTTTG GCAAAATCTGTCCCTAGGGTGAGCGATGACCCACGCTAA
- the LOC121260419 gene encoding sucrose synthase 2 isoform X2, which translates to MFRNKESLEPLLDFLRAYKYKGSALMLNDRIQSISRLQSALAKAEEYISKLPSDTPYSDFEYALQGMGFERGWGDKAERVLEMMHLLLDILQAPDPSTLETFLGRIPMVFNVVILSPHGYFGQANVLGLPDTGGQVVYILDQVRALEKEMLLRIRKQGLDITPRILIVTRLIPDSKGTTCNQRLERVSGTEHAHILRVPFRSEKGVLRKWISRFDVWPYLETFAEDAASELVAELQVIPDFIIGNYSDGNLVASLLAYKMGVTQCTIAHALEKTKYPDSDIYWKNFEDKYHFSCQFTADLIAMNNADFIITSTYQEIAGTKNTVGQYESHTAFTLPGLYRVVHGINVFDPKFNIVSPGADMGIYFPYSDKEKRLTALHGSIEELLYDPEQNDEHIGLLNDRSKPIIFTMARLDRVKNVTGLVELYGKSTKLRELVNLVVVGGYHDSNKSKDREEIAEIEKMHALIKKYNLEGQCRWISAQMNRARNGELYRYIADTKGAFVQPAFYEAFGLTVVEAMTCGLPTFATCHGGPAEIIEHGVSGFNIDPYHPDQAAALMADFFQRSKEDPSHWHKISDGGLQRIYERYTWDIYSERLMTLAGVYSFWKHVSKLERRENRRYLEMFYILKFRGLAKSVPRVSDDPR; encoded by the exons ATGTTTCGTAACAAAGAGTCGTTGGAGCCATTACTTGATTTCCTCCGAGCATACAAATATAAAGGAAGT GCGTTGATGTTAAATGATCGGATACAGAGCATATCACGACTTCAGTCTGCATTGGCCAAAGCTGAGGAATATATTTCTAAGCTTCCGTCTGATACTCCCTATTCTGATTTTGAATATGC ATTACAAGGGATGGGTTTTGAAAGAGGTTGGGGTGATAAAGCAGAACGAGTATTGGAGATGATGCATCTTCTCTTGGACATCCTTCAGGCCCCTGACCCATCTACATTAGAGACATTCCTTGGGAGAATACCCATGGTGTTTAACGTTGTCATTTTATCTCCACATGGTTACTTTGGGCAAGCAAATGTTCTCGGTTTACCGGACACTGGTGGCCAg GTTGTGTACATACTGGACCAAGTTCGTGCACTGGAGAAAGAAATGCTTCTTAGAATACGTAAGCAGGGCCTGGATATCACTCCTAGGATTCTTATT GTGACGAGGTTAATACCTGATTCAAAAGGAACAACATGCAATCAGCGGCTGGAAAGAGTCAGTGGAACTGAACATGCACATATTTTGCGAGTTCCTTTTAGGTCAGAGAAAGGAGTTCTTCGTAAATGGATCTCAAGATTTGATGTGTGGCCCTACCTGGAGACCTTTGCAGAG GATGCAGCAAGTGAACTTGTTGCTGAGCTACAGGTCATACCAGATTTTATTATAGGAAACTACAGTGATGGAAACCTTGTTGCATCTTTACTAGCTTATAAAATGGGAGTCACACAG TGCACAATTGCGCATGCGCTGGAGAAAACAAAATATCCAGATTCTGATATTTATTGGAAAAACTTCGAGGATAAGTACCATTTCTCATGTCAGTTCACTGCCGATCTTATAGCCATGAACAATGCTGATTTTATCATCACCAGTACATACCAGGAGATTGCAGGAAC GAAAAATACCGTTGGCCAGTACGAGAGCCACACAGCTTTCACTCTTCCAGGGCTGTACAGAGTTGTTCATGGCATTAATGTTTTTGATCCAAAGTTCAATATTGTCTCTCCTGGGGCAGATATGGGTATCTATTTCCCATATTCTGACAAGGAAAAAAGACTTACAGCACTACATGGTTCCATTGAAGAATTGTTGTATGATCCTGAGCAGAATGACGAGCACAT TGGTTTGTTGAATGATCGATCGAAGCCCATAATTTTTACCATGGCAAGGCTGGACCGTGTGAAAAATGTTACCGGGTTGGTTGAACTGTATGGTAAGAGCACCAAACTGAGGGAACTGGTAAATCTTGTTGTGGTTGGTGGCTACCATGACTCAAATAAGTCCAAAGACAGAGAAGAAATTGCAGAAATTGAGAAGATGCATGCtcttataaagaaatataactTAGAAGGTCAATGTCGATGGATATCAGCCCAAATGAATCGAGCACGCAATGGTGAGCTATATCGCTACATAGCAGACACAAAAGGTGCTTTTGTTCAG CCTGCTTTTTATGAAGCATTTGGACTTACAGTTGTAGAGGCAATGACTTGTGGCCTTCCAACATTTGCCACTTGCCATGGTGGTCCTGCTGAGATTATTGAGCATGGTGTATCAGGGTTTAATATTGATCCATATCATCCTGACCAAGCTGCAGCTCTTATGGCGGATTTCTTTCAGCGATCCAAGGAGGATCCAAGTCACTGGCATAAAATTTCTGATGGGGGACTTCAAAGAATTTATGAAAG gtATACGTGGGACATTTATTCCGAAAGGCTAATGACATTAGCTGGAGTTTATAGTTTCTGGAAGCATGTTTCAAAACTAGAGCGGCGTGAGAATCGACGATACCTCGAGATGTTCTACATTCTCAAGTTCCGTGGTTTG GCAAAATCTGTCCCTAGGGTGAGCGATGACCCACGCTAA